From the Kitasatospora viridis genome, one window contains:
- a CDS encoding winged helix DNA-binding domain-containing protein: MATHPTSPARFTDEQRRARLARRHLLLPGARAGRVERVADALVGLHATDAATVYLSACARLAEPSAAEVERALYGDVSLVKLLSMRRTIFAVSAELAPQVSAAAARAIAVKERATLMKHLRDGAEGWDERRLAEAERAVLAALAERGEATTAELAEDVPALRETILMAPGKPYEARQSVGSRLLRLLASDGHMRRCKPRGSWLSSSYPWALVAPWPDVPVREAKAEVIRRWLAGYGPGTVEDVKWWTGWTLREVRTALADLGAVEVSLDGGGTGLVLPGDVEESTEVEPWAALLPGLDPTVLGWRGRDWYLDPELAPALFDRSGNNGPTVWWNGRVVGGWAQRADGELVWRLLRDVGTAGEVAVAAEAERLAGWLDGVRVTPRFRTPLERELTA; this comes from the coding sequence ATGGCCACGCACCCCACCAGCCCCGCCCGGTTCACCGACGAGCAGCGCCGCGCCCGGCTGGCCCGGCGGCACCTGTTGCTGCCCGGCGCCCGGGCGGGCCGGGTGGAGCGGGTGGCGGACGCCCTGGTCGGGCTGCACGCCACCGACGCGGCCACGGTGTACCTGTCGGCCTGCGCCCGGCTGGCCGAGCCCTCGGCCGCCGAGGTGGAGCGCGCCCTCTACGGGGACGTCAGCCTGGTGAAGCTGCTGTCGATGCGGCGCACCATCTTCGCGGTCAGCGCGGAGCTGGCACCGCAGGTGAGTGCGGCGGCGGCCAGGGCGATCGCGGTCAAGGAGCGGGCCACCCTGATGAAGCACCTGCGCGACGGTGCCGAGGGGTGGGACGAGCGGCGGCTGGCCGAGGCCGAGCGGGCGGTGCTGGCCGCACTGGCCGAGCGGGGCGAGGCGACCACCGCCGAGCTCGCCGAGGACGTGCCGGCGCTGCGCGAGACGATCCTGATGGCGCCGGGCAAGCCGTACGAGGCTCGGCAGAGCGTGGGCAGCCGGCTGCTGCGGCTGCTCGCCTCGGACGGGCACATGCGGCGCTGCAAGCCGCGCGGCTCCTGGCTCAGCAGCAGCTACCCGTGGGCGCTGGTCGCGCCCTGGCCGGACGTGCCGGTGCGCGAGGCCAAGGCGGAGGTGATCCGCCGCTGGCTGGCCGGCTACGGGCCGGGCACGGTGGAGGACGTCAAGTGGTGGACCGGCTGGACGCTGCGCGAGGTGCGCACGGCGCTGGCCGACCTGGGCGCGGTGGAGGTGTCGCTGGACGGCGGCGGCACCGGCCTGGTGCTCCCCGGGGACGTCGAGGAGTCCACCGAGGTGGAGCCCTGGGCGGCGCTGCTGCCGGGCCTGGACCCGACGGTGCTCGGCTGGCGGGGCCGCGACTGGTACCTGGATCCGGAGCTGGCGCCGGCGCTGTTCGACCGCAGCGGCAACAACGGTCCGACGGTGTGGTGGAACGGCCGGGTGGTCGGCGGCTGGGCGCAGCGGGCCGACGGCGAGCTGGTCTGGCGGCTGCTGCGGGACGTCGGCACGGCGGGCGAGGTGGCCGTGGCGGCCGAGGCGGAGCGGCTGGCGGGCTGGTTGGACGGGGTCCGGGTGACCCCGCGGTTCCGCACCCCGTTGGAGCGCGAGCTGACCGCCTGA
- a CDS encoding glycoside hydrolase family 27 protein yields the protein MHIRRLTRSLLAKAAVLLLLAPLAPAALLAAAPPAAALDNGLATTPPLGFNDWNAYGCNVSEALIKATADAMHSNGMQAAGYQYVNIDDCWMTSNRDAAGHLVPDPAKFPDGISGTAAYVHGLGLKLGIYEDAGTATCAGYPGSLGHETQDAASFAAWGVDYLKYDNCSNQGISATTRYTAMRDALRATGRPILFSLCNWGQESVWTWGAPVGNSWRTTNDINASYGSMLGIFHANVGLGAFAGPGHWNDPDMLEVGNGMSATEDRSEFTLWSEMSAPLIAGTNVAAASADTLATLTNRQVLAVDQDPLGRQGQLVAAGGGLDVLAKPLAGGDVAVVLFNENSAAATISTSTGAIGKAAAGTYTLTDLWSGASSTTGGPISATVPGHGTVMYRVSGGGAPAVPSGVVSATGAGKCLDVPWAGTTPGTQLEIWDCNGGGNQVWTRTPSGQLTVYTGGDTRCLDAYDNQTTPGTKVEIWSCNGGANQQWRFNPDGTVTGVQSGLCLDVTGGSVTDGALAQLWTCAGGSNQQWRLS from the coding sequence ATGCACATCCGTCGACTGACCCGCTCCCTGCTCGCCAAGGCCGCCGTGCTGCTCCTCCTGGCACCGCTGGCCCCGGCCGCCCTGCTCGCCGCCGCTCCCCCGGCCGCCGCGCTCGACAACGGCCTGGCCACCACTCCCCCGCTCGGCTTCAACGACTGGAACGCCTACGGCTGCAACGTCTCCGAGGCGCTGATCAAGGCCACCGCCGACGCCATGCACAGCAACGGCATGCAGGCGGCCGGCTACCAGTACGTCAACATCGACGACTGCTGGATGACCTCGAACCGCGACGCCGCCGGCCACCTGGTGCCCGACCCGGCCAAGTTCCCCGACGGCATCTCCGGCACCGCCGCCTACGTGCACGGCCTCGGGCTGAAGCTCGGCATCTACGAGGACGCCGGCACCGCCACCTGCGCCGGCTACCCCGGCAGCCTGGGCCACGAGACCCAGGACGCCGCCTCGTTCGCCGCCTGGGGCGTCGACTACCTGAAGTACGACAACTGCTCCAACCAGGGGATCAGCGCCACCACCCGGTACACCGCGATGCGGGACGCGCTGCGCGCGACCGGGCGGCCGATCCTGTTCAGCCTCTGCAACTGGGGCCAGGAGTCGGTCTGGACCTGGGGCGCGCCGGTCGGCAACTCCTGGCGCACCACCAACGACATCAACGCGAGCTACGGCAGCATGCTCGGCATCTTCCACGCCAACGTGGGCCTGGGCGCCTTCGCCGGGCCCGGCCACTGGAACGACCCGGACATGCTGGAGGTGGGCAACGGGATGTCCGCCACCGAGGACCGCAGCGAGTTCACCCTCTGGTCGGAGATGTCGGCGCCGCTGATCGCCGGTACCAACGTCGCCGCGGCCTCCGCCGACACGCTGGCCACCCTGACCAACCGTCAGGTGCTCGCGGTGGACCAGGACCCGCTGGGCCGCCAGGGGCAACTGGTCGCCGCCGGCGGCGGGCTGGACGTGCTGGCCAAGCCGCTGGCCGGCGGGGACGTCGCGGTGGTGCTCTTCAACGAGAACTCCGCCGCCGCGACCATCTCCACCAGCACCGGCGCGATCGGCAAGGCGGCCGCCGGGACCTACACCCTGACCGACCTGTGGAGCGGGGCCAGCAGCACCACCGGCGGCCCGATCAGCGCGACGGTGCCGGGGCACGGCACGGTGATGTACCGGGTCTCGGGCGGCGGCGCGCCCGCCGTCCCGTCCGGCGTGGTCTCGGCCACCGGGGCGGGCAAGTGCCTGGACGTGCCGTGGGCCGGGACCACCCCGGGCACCCAGCTGGAGATCTGGGACTGCAACGGCGGCGGCAACCAGGTGTGGACCCGGACCCCGTCGGGCCAACTCACCGTCTACACCGGCGGTGACACCCGCTGCCTGGACGCCTACGACAACCAGACCACCCCGGGCACCAAGGTGGAGATCTGGAGCTGCAACGGCGGCGCCAACCAGCAGTGGCGGTTCAACCCCGACGGCACGGTCACCGGGGTGCAGTCCGGACTCTGCCTGGACGTGACCGGGGGCAGCGTCACGGACGGCGCGCTCGCCCAGCTGTGGACCTGTGCCGGCGGCTCCAACCAACAGTGGCGGCTGAGCTGA
- a CDS encoding LysR family transcriptional regulator, whose amino-acid sequence MELRQLQYFVAVAEERNFTRAAARVHVAQPGVSAQIRRLERELGQELLDRSGRSVRLTEVGAAVLPYARAALAAVAGARQAVDELTGLLRGRVAIGAVTSHDVELPDLLADFHRDHPAVEITLGVADSAELIEGLRGGRLDLAVVSIGPRTPDGLAVRVIEDQPVVAAVSHDHELAAHDVLPLAELRDQPLISLPEGTGLRALLADACAEVGMTPRIAFEASDPGTLAALAARGLGAAILPGGYAAARPDELHTIAIDPPALRGRLVLAWRADGPHSPAGRALLARAGALLGRTGGVRAGRPPTE is encoded by the coding sequence ATGGAACTGCGCCAGCTTCAGTACTTCGTGGCCGTGGCCGAGGAGCGCAACTTCACCAGGGCGGCCGCCCGGGTGCACGTGGCGCAGCCGGGGGTGAGCGCCCAGATCCGGCGGCTGGAGCGCGAGTTGGGCCAGGAGCTGCTGGACCGCTCGGGCCGCTCGGTGCGGCTCACCGAGGTGGGCGCGGCGGTGCTGCCGTACGCCCGGGCGGCGCTGGCGGCCGTGGCCGGCGCCCGGCAGGCGGTCGACGAGCTGACCGGCCTGCTGCGCGGCCGGGTGGCGATCGGCGCGGTCACCTCGCACGACGTCGAACTCCCCGACCTGCTGGCCGACTTCCACCGGGACCACCCGGCGGTCGAGATCACCCTCGGGGTGGCCGACTCGGCCGAGCTGATCGAGGGCCTGCGCGGCGGCCGGCTCGACCTGGCCGTCGTCAGCATCGGCCCGCGCACGCCGGACGGCCTGGCGGTGCGGGTGATCGAGGACCAGCCGGTGGTCGCCGCGGTCAGCCACGACCACGAGCTGGCCGCCCACGACGTGCTGCCGCTCGCCGAGTTGCGCGACCAGCCGCTGATCAGCCTGCCCGAGGGCACCGGCCTGCGGGCCCTGCTCGCGGACGCCTGCGCCGAGGTCGGGATGACGCCGCGGATCGCCTTCGAGGCCAGCGACCCGGGCACGCTCGCCGCGCTCGCCGCCCGCGGCCTGGGTGCGGCGATCCTGCCCGGCGGCTACGCCGCCGCCCGCCCGGACGAGTTGCACACCATCGCGATCGACCCGCCGGCACTGCGCGGCCGCCTGGTGCTCGCCTGGCGGGCCGACGGCCCGCACAGTCCGGCCGGCCGGGCGCTGCTGGCCCGGGCCGGCGCGCTGTTGGGCCGGACGGGCGGTGTCCGCGCGGGGCGGCCGCCAACGGAGTGA
- a CDS encoding oxidoreductase translates to MTDSQIDDSARRWFITGANSGFGAAFARAALAAGDLVVAGVRRPETVAGLVGEFPGRISAVRLDVTDPEQCEQAVKDALAAFGRIDVLVNNAGFGLVGAVEETGEEELRRLMEVMFFGPLRLTRLVLPHLRAQRSGTVVQVSSMGGALSFPGVGGYSAAKGALELASEALAGEVAPLGIKVLIVEPGAFRTEFAGPALQGSTVIEDYESTVGPVRSGLSGSHGLQPGDPAKAADALLAALALPEPPLRLALGADAVAAIRGKLAAVAADLDATAELSLSTAHQD, encoded by the coding sequence ATGACGGACAGTCAGATCGACGACAGCGCGCGCCGTTGGTTCATCACCGGCGCCAACAGCGGCTTCGGCGCGGCCTTCGCCCGGGCCGCGCTGGCCGCGGGCGACCTGGTGGTCGCGGGAGTGCGGCGGCCGGAGACGGTGGCCGGGCTGGTGGGGGAGTTCCCGGGCCGGATCAGCGCGGTGCGCCTGGACGTGACCGACCCGGAGCAGTGCGAGCAGGCCGTCAAGGACGCGCTCGCCGCCTTCGGGCGGATCGACGTGCTGGTCAACAACGCGGGCTTCGGGCTGGTCGGCGCCGTCGAGGAGACCGGCGAGGAGGAGCTGCGCCGGCTGATGGAGGTGATGTTCTTCGGCCCGCTGCGGCTCACCCGGCTGGTGCTGCCGCACCTGCGGGCGCAGCGCAGCGGCACCGTCGTGCAGGTCAGCAGCATGGGCGGGGCGCTCTCCTTCCCGGGCGTCGGCGGCTACAGCGCCGCCAAGGGCGCGCTGGAGCTGGCCTCCGAGGCGCTGGCCGGCGAGGTCGCGCCGCTCGGGATCAAGGTGCTGATCGTCGAACCCGGCGCCTTCCGCACCGAGTTCGCCGGTCCCGCGCTGCAGGGCTCCACGGTGATCGAGGACTACGAGTCGACCGTCGGCCCGGTCCGCAGCGGCCTCTCCGGCAGCCACGGCCTGCAGCCCGGCGACCCGGCCAAGGCCGCCGACGCGCTGCTCGCCGCGCTCGCCCTGCCCGAGCCGCCGCTGCGCCTCGCACTGGGCGCGGACGCGGTCGCGGCGATCCGCGGCAAGCTCGCCGCCGTCGCCGCCGACCTGGACGCCACCGCGGAGCTGAGCCTGAGCACCGCGCACCAGGACTGA
- a CDS encoding RraA family protein — protein MDQQELTERFATLTTAHLADACIRAAAPVRCAPAAVRPFLAGGKVAGRVAPARHVGSVDLFLEVLERHAEPGDVLVVDNGGRLDEACVGDLVALEVARAGLGGVVIWGLHRDSADLRAIGLPVFSLGALPTGPQRLDPRHAEAVASAVVGDWRVDRSDLVFGDEDGVLFLPADRAEELLALAESIRDTERRQAERIHGGTSLRAQLGFAAYLAERDRNPAHTFRDHLRGIGGAIEE, from the coding sequence ATGGACCAGCAGGAGCTCACGGAGCGGTTCGCCACCCTCACCACCGCGCACCTCGCCGACGCGTGCATCCGGGCCGCGGCGCCCGTGCGGTGCGCGCCGGCGGCGGTGCGGCCGTTCCTCGCGGGCGGCAAGGTGGCCGGCCGGGTGGCGCCCGCGCGGCACGTCGGCAGCGTGGACCTGTTCCTGGAGGTGCTGGAACGCCACGCGGAGCCGGGCGACGTGCTGGTGGTGGACAACGGCGGCCGGCTCGACGAGGCGTGCGTCGGCGACTTGGTGGCGCTGGAGGTGGCCCGCGCCGGGCTGGGCGGCGTGGTGATCTGGGGCCTGCACCGGGACTCCGCCGACCTGCGCGCCATCGGGCTGCCGGTGTTCAGCCTGGGCGCCCTGCCGACCGGCCCGCAGCGCCTGGACCCGCGGCACGCCGAGGCGGTGGCCTCCGCCGTGGTCGGCGACTGGCGGGTGGACCGGTCGGACCTGGTCTTCGGCGACGAGGACGGCGTGCTCTTCCTCCCCGCCGACCGGGCCGAGGAGTTGCTCGCCCTGGCCGAGTCGATCCGCGACACCGAGCGCCGGCAGGCCGAGCGGATCCACGGCGGCACCTCGCTGCGGGCCCAGCTCGGCTTCGCCGCCTACCTCGCCGAGCGCGACCGGAACCCGGCGCACACCTTCCGCGACCACCTGCGCGGCATCGGCGGCGCGATCGAGGAGTAG
- a CDS encoding nuclear transport factor 2 family protein gives MPESNSSATSTATGTATTTPREVIEELLRRTAAGPSEEMAELFAEDAVFEQPYRLPGAPEQPPGRAAFREHLRQGATVQRFEAVTDVRVYEAADGESVVAEHRLHGRVPATGREFALDLLLIARVRGGLITRLRSYANPLAVAEAFGLPLAPGADQG, from the coding sequence ATGCCCGAAAGCAACTCCAGCGCCACCAGCACCGCCACCGGCACCGCCACCACCACGCCGCGCGAGGTGATCGAGGAACTGCTGCGCCGCACCGCCGCCGGCCCGTCCGAGGAGATGGCCGAACTCTTCGCCGAGGACGCCGTCTTCGAGCAGCCCTACCGGCTGCCCGGCGCCCCCGAGCAGCCGCCCGGGCGGGCCGCCTTCCGCGAGCACCTGCGCCAGGGTGCGACGGTGCAGCGGTTCGAGGCGGTGACGGACGTGCGGGTGTACGAGGCCGCGGACGGCGAGTCGGTGGTCGCCGAGCACCGGCTGCACGGGCGGGTGCCGGCGACCGGCCGGGAGTTCGCCCTGGACCTGCTGCTGATCGCCCGGGTGCGGGGCGGCCTGATCACCCGGCTGCGCAGCTACGCCAACCCGCTGGCGGTGGCCGAGGCCTTCGGGCTGCCGCTCGCGCCGGGGGCCGACCAGGGCTGA
- a CDS encoding LysR family transcriptional regulator — translation MTLDDLRVFVAACEAGNLSAVAREHGRTQSAISQHVRRLETELGLTLLERQPRGVAPTEAGRILHRAAGGSIAQLDLALRRLRDLRDGESGTVRITTGATTVRHFMSAGVVEFRRRHPEVHLEFRTETSTRSCFDALLAGEADLAWITIGAPVRGLEQRPVLSLPWVLAVHASHPLAGRERVAAAELHGLQPIRLPENSAGRAHLDGQLAAAPGGPGEPGATTSVADWDTAVMLAELDLGTAVVPALPGWRAAEHPSLRLIPIPELPPLAVGWAARQWDALSRPAREFADAVGVRQ, via the coding sequence ATGACCCTCGATGACCTGCGAGTCTTCGTCGCCGCCTGCGAGGCGGGCAACCTGAGCGCGGTGGCCCGGGAGCACGGCCGCACCCAGTCGGCGATCAGCCAGCATGTGCGGCGGCTGGAGACGGAGCTCGGCCTGACCCTGTTGGAGCGTCAGCCGCGCGGCGTGGCGCCGACCGAGGCGGGGCGGATCCTGCACCGGGCGGCCGGCGGCAGCATCGCCCAGCTCGACCTGGCGCTGCGGCGGCTGCGCGACCTGCGCGACGGCGAGAGCGGCACGGTGCGGATCACCACCGGCGCCACCACGGTGCGGCACTTCATGTCGGCGGGCGTGGTGGAGTTCCGGCGCCGACACCCGGAGGTGCACCTGGAGTTCCGCACCGAGACCTCCACCCGCAGCTGCTTCGACGCGCTGCTGGCCGGCGAGGCCGACCTGGCCTGGATCACCATCGGCGCACCGGTGCGGGGGCTGGAGCAGCGCCCGGTGCTCTCGCTGCCCTGGGTGCTCGCGGTGCACGCCTCGCACCCGCTGGCCGGCCGCGAGCGGGTGGCGGCCGCCGAGCTGCACGGGCTGCAGCCGATCCGGCTGCCGGAGAACTCGGCCGGCCGCGCCCACCTGGACGGCCAACTGGCCGCGGCCCCCGGCGGACCCGGCGAGCCCGGCGCGACCACCAGCGTGGCCGACTGGGACACCGCCGTGATGCTGGCCGAACTGGACCTGGGCACCGCCGTGGTGCCCGCGCTGCCCGGCTGGCGGGCCGCCGAGCACCCGTCGCTGCGGCTGATCCCGATCCCGGAGCTGCCGCCGCTGGCCGTCGGCTGGGCGGCCCGGCAGTGGGACGCGCTCAGCCGGCCGGCCCGGGAGTTCGCGGACGCGGTGGGGGTCCGGCAGTAG
- a CDS encoding DUF6817 domain-containing protein, whose translation MAALPLADALLRSLGAAELDHPGGTLLAHLHRVRELLADWGARPDLQLAGLCHACYGTDGFATALLPPDRRAELAAAIGPAAEAIVHAYASCERAPTYRSLTAVPPLFHDRFAGRTYGPTPEQQRDFAELTAANELDLVRQDPEFRARYGPALLGLFTRFEPLLSAPARRTVAELLG comes from the coding sequence GTGGCAGCACTCCCACTGGCCGATGCCCTGCTGCGCTCGCTGGGCGCCGCCGAACTGGACCACCCCGGCGGCACCCTGCTGGCCCACCTGCACCGGGTCCGCGAGCTGCTCGCCGACTGGGGCGCCCGGCCCGACCTCCAGCTGGCCGGCCTCTGCCACGCCTGCTACGGCACCGACGGCTTCGCCACCGCGCTGCTCCCGCCGGACCGGCGGGCCGAGCTGGCGGCGGCGATCGGACCGGCCGCCGAGGCGATCGTGCACGCCTACGCGAGCTGCGAGCGCGCCCCCACCTACCGCTCGCTGACCGCCGTTCCGCCGCTCTTCCACGACCGCTTCGCCGGGCGGACCTACGGCCCGACCCCGGAGCAGCAGCGGGACTTCGCCGAGCTGACCGCCGCCAACGAGCTGGACCTGGTCCGCCAGGACCCGGAGTTCCGCGCCCGCTACGGCCCCGCGCTGCTGGGCCTGTTCACCCGGTTCGAGCCGCTGCTCAGCGCCCCGGCCCGGCGGACGGTCGCCGAGCTGCTGGGCTGA
- a CDS encoding DinB family protein, whose amino-acid sequence MTSANDSFEDAIVPDTKDWTWVLERACPDCGLDTPAVAPTAVPALVRANAAGWTAVLAAEPAAELRRRPDPATWSALEYACHVRDVFRLFAFRLDLMLTQDGPLFPNWDQDETALAERYGEQDPAVVAVELAEAAERIAADFEQVAGEQWARTGDRSDGARFTVRTFAQYFIHDPLHHLHDVTGVPAGTA is encoded by the coding sequence ATGACCAGCGCGAACGACTCCTTCGAAGATGCCATCGTCCCCGACACCAAGGACTGGACCTGGGTGTTGGAGCGGGCCTGCCCCGACTGCGGGCTGGACACCCCGGCCGTGGCCCCCACCGCCGTCCCGGCCCTGGTCCGGGCGAACGCCGCCGGCTGGACCGCGGTGCTGGCCGCCGAGCCGGCCGCCGAGCTGCGCCGCCGCCCCGACCCGGCCACCTGGTCGGCCCTGGAGTACGCCTGCCACGTGCGGGACGTCTTCCGGCTCTTCGCCTTCCGGCTGGACCTGATGCTCACCCAGGACGGCCCGCTCTTCCCCAACTGGGACCAGGACGAGACCGCGCTCGCCGAGCGCTACGGGGAGCAGGACCCGGCCGTGGTCGCGGTGGAGCTGGCCGAGGCGGCCGAGCGGATCGCCGCCGACTTCGAGCAGGTCGCGGGCGAGCAGTGGGCGCGCACCGGCGACCGCTCGGACGGCGCCCGGTTCACGGTGCGCACCTTCGCGCAGTACTTCATCCACGACCCGCTGCACCACCTGCACGACGTCACCGGCGTGCCGGCCGGCACCGCCTGA
- a CDS encoding SDR family oxidoreductase — protein MTQAGERDLGGKVAIVVGGSRNQGAACAEVLAARGATVVISYANDRAAAEQTVEALLKHGVAAEAVHSDAAVSADVTALFEGVVERHGRVDIVVHTPGMVLKKPLAEVTDEEFDRVIDLNTRSAFYSLRAAARTLSDNGRYVVLSTTLTSVMTGPYGLYSGSKAAVERLVLAAAKELGPRGITVNAVAPGPVDTSFYRAAETPESMAAAALHSPRGRIGQPGDIAPVVGWLVGEEAGWVSGQTVRANGAMF, from the coding sequence ATGACTCAGGCGGGGGAGCGGGACCTCGGCGGCAAGGTCGCCATCGTGGTCGGCGGCAGCCGGAACCAGGGCGCGGCCTGCGCCGAGGTGCTGGCGGCGCGCGGCGCGACCGTGGTGATCAGCTACGCGAACGACCGGGCGGCGGCCGAGCAGACCGTCGAGGCGCTGCTCAAGCACGGTGTGGCGGCGGAGGCGGTGCACTCCGACGCGGCGGTCTCGGCCGACGTCACCGCGCTCTTCGAGGGCGTCGTGGAGCGCCACGGGCGGGTCGACATCGTGGTGCACACCCCCGGCATGGTGCTGAAGAAGCCGCTGGCCGAGGTGACCGACGAGGAGTTCGACCGGGTGATCGACCTGAACACCCGCAGCGCCTTCTACAGCCTGCGCGCGGCCGCCCGCACGCTGAGCGACAACGGCCGCTACGTGGTCCTGTCCACCACCCTGACCTCGGTGATGACCGGACCGTACGGCCTCTACTCGGGCAGCAAGGCGGCGGTGGAGCGGCTGGTGCTGGCGGCGGCCAAGGAGCTCGGCCCGCGCGGCATCACGGTCAACGCGGTCGCGCCCGGCCCGGTGGACACCTCGTTCTACCGCGCCGCCGAGACGCCCGAGTCGATGGCCGCCGCCGCCCTGCACAGCCCGCGCGGCCGGATCGGGCAGCCGGGCGACATCGCGCCGGTGGTCGGCTGGCTGGTCGGCGAGGAGGCCGGCTGGGTCTCCGGGCAGACGGTGCGCGCCAACGGCGCGATGTTCTGA
- a CDS encoding GNAT family N-acetyltransferase: MPSHTDLRIAAESEFDRAEFLALYASVEWTGYTEDPERMLRGLVNSHLVLTARDGAGTLLGMARTISDDAAVCYVQDLLVHPGHHRAGIGRALVEELKERYRHCRFVLLSTEAESAPGGARNHAFYRSLGFLSLAEKQMAGFGLPRNRG, translated from the coding sequence ATGCCCAGCCACACCGACCTGCGGATCGCCGCCGAGAGCGAGTTCGACCGCGCCGAGTTCCTGGCGCTCTACGCCTCGGTCGAGTGGACCGGCTACACCGAAGACCCCGAGCGGATGCTGCGCGGACTGGTCAACTCGCACCTGGTGCTCACCGCCCGGGACGGCGCCGGCACCCTGCTCGGCATGGCCCGCACCATCTCCGACGACGCGGCGGTCTGCTACGTGCAGGACCTGCTGGTGCACCCCGGCCACCACCGCGCGGGCATCGGGCGGGCGCTGGTGGAGGAGCTCAAGGAGCGCTACCGGCACTGCCGCTTCGTGCTGCTCTCCACCGAGGCCGAGAGCGCCCCCGGCGGAGCCCGCAACCACGCCTTCTACCGTTCGCTGGGCTTCCTCAGCCTGGCCGAGAAGCAGATGGCGGGCTTCGGCCTGCCGCGGAACCGGGGCTGA
- a CDS encoding alpha/beta hydrolase family protein, which translates to MITPRRAAVAAALVLALVSPLSAASTAFAAGPGPAGIPVAGTTASVAVALPRPTGPHAVGRSVLDLVDQQRTDPWVPSAGPRQLMVSVFYPARPGTGSGPAPYMTQPEAHALLAGAAPAGTPIPPGPVPLPAGWAAEDAKPAPGKYPLVLLSPGFNLSRATLTGLAEDLASRGYVVALVDHTYESFGVTFPDGRTLPAEILDNPPPHGWADVELSRAKDMSFVIDQLTGPHPAWPYAARLIDRHRIGMAGHSLGGSSAATTMAADPRVLAGVNLDGSFQQEAPAAGVGDRPFLMLGTQAAESPGMDVSWTKAWAQLDGWKRWLTVSGFTHPSFTDEPLLAAALGVPMRGDTTPPQREAQITRAYVAAFFDLQLKGIPQPLLDGPSAAYPEVAFQH; encoded by the coding sequence ATGATCACACCGCGCCGGGCGGCCGTCGCCGCCGCCCTCGTCCTCGCCCTCGTCTCGCCGCTCTCCGCAGCCTCGACCGCCTTCGCGGCCGGGCCCGGCCCGGCGGGCATCCCTGTCGCGGGCACCACCGCGTCGGTCGCCGTCGCGCTCCCCCGGCCCACCGGCCCGCACGCCGTGGGCCGCAGCGTGCTGGACCTGGTGGACCAGCAGCGCACCGATCCGTGGGTGCCCTCGGCCGGGCCGCGGCAGCTGATGGTCTCGGTCTTCTACCCCGCCCGGCCGGGCACGGGCAGCGGGCCCGCGCCGTACATGACCCAGCCGGAGGCCCACGCGCTGCTGGCCGGGGCGGCGCCGGCCGGCACGCCGATCCCGCCCGGGCCGGTGCCGCTGCCCGCCGGCTGGGCCGCCGAGGACGCGAAGCCCGCGCCCGGCAAGTACCCGCTGGTGCTGCTCTCGCCCGGGTTCAACCTCTCCCGCGCCACCCTCACGGGGCTGGCCGAGGACCTCGCCTCGCGCGGGTACGTGGTGGCCCTGGTGGACCACACCTACGAGAGCTTCGGCGTCACCTTCCCGGACGGCCGGACCCTGCCCGCCGAGATCCTCGACAACCCGCCGCCGCACGGGTGGGCCGACGTCGAGTTGAGCCGGGCGAAGGACATGTCCTTCGTGATCGACCAGCTGACCGGCCCGCACCCCGCCTGGCCGTACGCGGCCCGGCTGATCGACCGTCACCGGATCGGCATGGCCGGCCACTCGCTCGGCGGCTCCTCGGCCGCCACCACCATGGCCGCCGATCCCCGGGTGCTGGCCGGGGTGAACCTGGACGGCAGCTTCCAGCAGGAGGCGCCCGCCGCCGGTGTGGGCGACCGGCCGTTCCTGATGCTCGGCACCCAGGCCGCCGAGTCGCCCGGCATGGACGTGTCCTGGACCAAGGCCTGGGCACAACTGGACGGCTGGAAGCGCTGGTTGACGGTCAGCGGGTTCACCCACCCGAGCTTCACCGACGAGCCGCTGCTCGCGGCCGCGCTCGGCGTCCCGATGCGCGGCGACACCACGCCGCCGCAGCGCGAGGCGCAGATCACCCGGGCCTACGTCGCGGCCTTCTTCGACCTGCAACTGAAGGGGATCCCGCAGCCGCTGCTGGACGGGCCGTCGGCGGCGTACCCGGAGGTGGCGTTCCAGCACTGA
- a CDS encoding ArsR/SmtB family transcription factor — protein sequence MAEELELATVLHALGDPVRLALVRGMADGAESACSPEGLVVPRSTLSNHWRILREAGLTSTRQDGKNRIMSLRRAELDARFPGLLAAVLAGISG from the coding sequence ATGGCGGAGGAACTGGAACTGGCGACCGTCCTGCACGCGCTCGGCGACCCGGTACGGCTCGCGCTGGTGCGCGGGATGGCGGACGGCGCGGAGAGCGCCTGCTCCCCGGAGGGGCTGGTGGTGCCGCGCTCGACCCTCTCCAACCACTGGCGGATCCTGCGCGAGGCCGGCCTGACCAGCACCCGGCAGGACGGCAAGAACCGGATCATGTCGCTGCGCCGGGCCGAACTCGACGCCCGGTTCCCGGGCTTGCTGGCCGCGGTGCTCGCCGGGATCTCCGGCTGA